Proteins co-encoded in one Granulicella cerasi genomic window:
- a CDS encoding metallophosphoesterase: protein MADDPKNPLNRRQFLQRTFAFSAASMLAGCGSGINYATQGKVDAVTGGTLHFIALGDYGQDGTPTQQTQVAFAMAAYVKKWNLSPSALLMLGDSFYGSLPGGAGSTRWQTQFEAMYPDDTFNCPALAIPGNHDYEVLPVSKYEAEQQYAAETQGTRWTMPAQSYRVSFPDVNPIVTFLCLDSNMPNEPAQPLPTGHFYTMDDASRLAQIQWLENELAQGTTAPFTIVLGHHPLFSNGEHGDNQTLIRDWGPLFQQYKVPLYLAGHDHDMQHLEISGYYTSFAMSGGGGQFLYPLPGKRHGGYSQETYGFTHLQITTEHIIVRHIDPNGKLLHKFTKLLDGTVQM from the coding sequence GTGGCCGATGATCCGAAAAATCCGTTGAATCGTCGTCAATTTCTGCAACGCACCTTCGCGTTCAGCGCGGCGTCCATGCTGGCTGGCTGCGGATCAGGCATCAACTATGCCACGCAGGGGAAGGTCGATGCCGTTACTGGCGGCACGCTGCACTTCATCGCCCTGGGTGACTACGGGCAGGATGGCACGCCTACACAGCAGACTCAGGTGGCCTTCGCGATGGCTGCTTACGTGAAGAAATGGAACCTCAGCCCCTCGGCGCTGCTGATGTTGGGCGATAGTTTCTACGGTTCGCTGCCCGGCGGCGCGGGCAGTACGCGGTGGCAGACGCAGTTTGAGGCGATGTACCCGGACGACACCTTCAACTGCCCGGCCCTGGCGATCCCCGGCAATCACGATTACGAAGTCTTGCCCGTCTCTAAGTACGAAGCGGAACAGCAGTACGCTGCAGAGACGCAGGGGACTCGCTGGACGATGCCTGCGCAGTCGTACCGTGTTTCGTTTCCGGATGTGAATCCGATCGTGACGTTTCTATGCCTCGACAGCAACATGCCCAACGAGCCGGCGCAGCCTTTGCCCACCGGCCACTTCTACACGATGGACGATGCTTCGCGACTGGCGCAGATCCAGTGGTTGGAAAACGAGCTTGCGCAGGGAACGACAGCGCCGTTCACCATTGTGCTGGGACACCATCCGCTGTTTTCAAACGGCGAGCATGGCGATAACCAGACCTTGATTCGCGACTGGGGTCCGCTCTTCCAGCAGTACAAGGTGCCGCTGTACCTCGCGGGCCATGACCACGACATGCAGCATCTTGAGATCAGCGGCTACTACACGTCGTTTGCGATGTCGGGTGGTGGCGGGCAGTTCCTGTATCCGCTGCCCGGCAAGCGGCATGGCGGGTACTCGCAGGAGACGTACGGCTTCACTCATCTCCAGATCACGACGGAGCACATTATCGTGCGACACATCGATCCTAACGGCAAGCTGCTGCACAAGTTCACGAAGCTGCTCGACGGCACAGTGCAGATGTAG
- a CDS encoding DUF6599 family protein, with protein MTRRSRTLFSALGALLLGASASAALAQNSATLVPAHASLLPPAFGAWKADASAQAPTAEPAMSLVNANHAALQEANPQRSEVTSFVGPGGRVMRVEAVQFGDFSGAWSAYTLVRKPGLKDEKSLGASDAVGENAILFQQGATVVVAYPVTRADVEALKPLAGSLPAVRGSAAQPPLLPTYLPTKSLVDGSVRYALGAATYSGEGGVLPSAGLGWEKSGEAVTATYKDKRGEETLTLFFYPTPQIATASLKHVQAVLPGLGPKFETAKVKREALLVVLASGTFSPAAAQAMIDGVHMKQIASTERGNPPPEFHSEVRKTASLLANIMILSGVLCAAAVLLGLFLGGGRAAIRVLRGKPAAAEVEFLSLHLDPQNAPASFAQEKSVERPENPEETR; from the coding sequence ATGACGCGACGCAGCCGCACCCTTTTCAGCGCCCTCGGAGCTTTGCTCCTCGGTGCTTCCGCTTCCGCCGCTCTGGCGCAGAACTCCGCGACGCTCGTACCCGCGCACGCCTCTCTGTTGCCGCCCGCCTTCGGTGCGTGGAAGGCCGATGCCAGCGCGCAGGCTCCCACCGCAGAACCGGCGATGTCGCTGGTGAATGCGAACCACGCCGCACTGCAGGAGGCGAATCCGCAGCGCTCGGAGGTGACTAGCTTCGTCGGCCCCGGCGGACGCGTGATGCGCGTCGAAGCGGTTCAGTTCGGGGACTTCTCCGGAGCGTGGAGTGCTTACACGCTCGTTCGCAAGCCGGGCCTCAAGGACGAGAAGTCGCTCGGTGCCTCCGATGCTGTCGGCGAGAACGCGATCCTCTTTCAGCAGGGCGCGACCGTCGTGGTGGCCTATCCGGTAACGCGTGCCGATGTTGAGGCGCTGAAGCCGCTCGCTGGCTCGCTGCCTGCGGTTCGCGGTTCGGCCGCTCAACCGCCGTTGCTGCCAACGTATCTCCCGACGAAGTCGCTGGTGGACGGCAGTGTCCGCTACGCGCTCGGCGCGGCGACTTACTCGGGCGAGGGCGGCGTGCTGCCTTCCGCTGGTCTTGGCTGGGAAAAGAGCGGGGAAGCCGTGACCGCCACTTATAAGGACAAGCGGGGTGAAGAAACGCTGACGCTTTTCTTCTACCCGACGCCGCAGATCGCCACCGCCTCGCTGAAGCATGTGCAGGCTGTTCTGCCTGGGCTTGGCCCGAAGTTCGAGACGGCCAAGGTGAAGCGTGAAGCCCTGCTGGTAGTGTTGGCGAGCGGCACGTTCTCACCAGCAGCGGCGCAGGCGATGATCGATGGCGTCCATATGAAGCAGATCGCCTCGACCGAGCGCGGTAATCCTCCGCCGGAGTTCCACAGCGAGGTGCGCAAGACCGCAAGCCTGCTGGCGAACATCATGATCCTCTCCGGCGTCCTCTGCGCAGCGGCGGTCCTGCTGGGGCTCTTCCTGGGCGGCGGCAGAGCGGCCATTCGCGTGCTACGCGGCAAGCCCGCGGCTGCAGAAGTGGAGTTTTTGAGCCTTCACCTCGATCCGCAGAACGCTCCCGCGAGCTTTGCACAGGAAAAATCCGTCGAGCGGCCAGAAAACCCGGAAGAAACCCGCTAA
- a CDS encoding 2'-5' RNA ligase family protein, translated as MSTTVLTLALDVASQARFEGLRRLYFPPAFNRIPAHVTLFHRLPLEDATRRMLREESSPRRRFDVSITGVRFLGRGSAYRLESSALLALHDALARRFVAELIPQDQQRFQPHVVVQNKVPPHEARGLYEELLRSFEPWRCEAVGLDWWEYLDGPWRHVERFAFAESELA; from the coding sequence GTGTCGACCACCGTACTGACATTGGCCCTCGATGTTGCGTCGCAAGCGCGCTTCGAGGGCCTTCGCCGTCTGTACTTTCCGCCAGCGTTCAACCGAATCCCCGCGCACGTGACACTCTTTCACCGGCTGCCGTTGGAGGATGCCACACGCAGAATGTTGCGGGAGGAATCGTCGCCGCGGCGCCGCTTCGACGTGAGCATCACCGGCGTCCGTTTTCTGGGACGCGGGAGCGCGTATCGGTTGGAGTCTTCCGCCTTGCTGGCGCTCCACGACGCGTTGGCACGTCGCTTCGTGGCAGAGCTGATTCCGCAGGACCAGCAGCGGTTTCAGCCGCACGTCGTCGTGCAGAATAAGGTACCGCCGCATGAGGCGCGTGGCTTGTATGAAGAGCTCTTGCGCTCGTTCGAGCCCTGGCGTTGTGAAGCGGTCGGGCTCGACTGGTGGGAGTACCTCGACGGGCCGTGGCGGCACGTTGAGCGCTTCGCCTTTGCGGAGTCCGAGCTTGCGTAA
- a CDS encoding CotH kinase family protein gives MFKRRSLSLVMLIFAGVLAGCGVENTTYSSCSPGTLTNTASSGSNFTLSAPNSILTVYPGETTTVSVNVNSVNGSTGTVNLGTTALPLGVTLTGGTAAIGSTATMTLAAGLNVAGTCFTGVVNHIETADRTLTITGSNSTGNATAQIDMNVVLENKTFLPTTNYLPVVKITTTNSAAITSEDDYVDGTMTITDTANPSYNYSGTLGIKGHGNSTWLMPKKAYRLNLDSKAPLLGMTSDSNWILLANYDDKTLLRNDVSSEISRRFSMFWTPSSTFTEVYLNGEYEGVYQLYEKVEVSKARLNIGSIDDDDISGTNLTGGYLGEIDERKDEDFIFNSQYTQLAIGLDDPDNDVDVQNQYFKTALNTAEGSLYSSNWTDASTGWQAYWDAPSAVNYFLIEEFALNPDAGDVSGDYFYKPRSDARFYRGPVWDMDITFGNVNYSPVWDPTYNYLNRASVWYARQFEDPAFPPMVKARWQAMYSSLSTINDYIDTRAAVLQQAQANNFGRWPILGEKVWPNRAAYGSYQAEVDQLKAWITQRLAHMNSVYGQ, from the coding sequence GTGTTTAAGCGTCGATCGCTTTCACTCGTCATGTTAATTTTCGCCGGCGTGCTCGCTGGCTGTGGCGTCGAAAACACGACCTACTCCTCTTGCTCTCCGGGCACGTTGACGAACACGGCCTCCAGCGGCAGTAACTTCACGCTTTCCGCGCCGAACTCCATCCTGACCGTCTATCCCGGTGAAACCACCACCGTCAGCGTCAACGTGAACTCGGTCAACGGCTCGACCGGTACGGTGAACCTCGGAACTACCGCGCTGCCACTCGGCGTCACGCTGACGGGCGGCACCGCCGCCATCGGTTCCACCGCAACGATGACCCTCGCAGCTGGCCTCAACGTCGCAGGCACCTGCTTCACCGGCGTGGTGAACCACATCGAAACAGCGGACCGCACGTTGACCATCACCGGCTCGAACTCCACCGGCAACGCGACGGCGCAGATCGACATGAACGTCGTGCTCGAGAACAAGACCTTCCTGCCGACGACGAACTACCTCCCTGTGGTGAAGATCACCACAACCAACAGCGCGGCGATCACCAGCGAAGATGACTACGTCGATGGCACGATGACGATCACCGACACCGCGAATCCGTCTTACAACTACAGTGGAACGCTCGGCATCAAGGGTCACGGCAACTCGACCTGGCTGATGCCCAAGAAGGCCTATCGCCTCAACCTCGACTCGAAGGCTCCCCTGCTCGGCATGACCTCCGACAGCAACTGGATTCTGCTGGCGAACTATGACGACAAGACCCTGCTGCGCAACGACGTCTCCTCCGAGATCTCACGCCGCTTCAGCATGTTCTGGACGCCATCCAGCACCTTCACAGAGGTCTATCTCAACGGCGAGTACGAAGGCGTCTATCAGCTTTATGAAAAGGTTGAAGTCTCGAAAGCGCGCTTGAACATCGGTTCAATCGACGATGACGACATCAGCGGCACGAACCTCACCGGCGGCTACCTCGGCGAGATCGATGAGCGCAAAGATGAAGACTTCATCTTCAACTCGCAGTACACGCAGCTTGCCATTGGCCTCGATGATCCGGACAACGATGTCGATGTTCAGAACCAGTACTTCAAGACCGCGCTGAACACCGCCGAAGGCTCTTTGTATAGCTCCAACTGGACGGACGCATCGACCGGCTGGCAAGCGTATTGGGACGCGCCTTCAGCCGTGAATTACTTCCTGATCGAAGAGTTTGCGCTGAACCCCGATGCTGGCGATGTCTCAGGTGACTACTTCTACAAGCCACGCAGCGATGCACGGTTCTACCGGGGCCCCGTGTGGGACATGGACATCACCTTCGGCAACGTAAACTACTCGCCGGTGTGGGATCCAACCTACAACTACCTCAACCGCGCTTCAGTCTGGTATGCGCGCCAGTTTGAGGATCCCGCCTTCCCCCCCATGGTGAAGGCACGCTGGCAGGCGATGTACTCGTCGCTGTCGACGATCAACGACTACATCGACACGCGCGCAGCCGTACTGCAGCAGGCACAGGCGAATAACTTTGGCCGTTGGCCGATCCTCGGCGAAAAGGTATGGCCGAACCGCGCAGCGTATGGCTCGTATCAGGCTGAGGTTGATCAGTTGAAGGCGTGGATTACGCAGCGTCTCGCACACATGAACAGCGTCTACGGTCAGTAG
- a CDS encoding phospholipase D-like domain-containing protein: protein MKLRSTLLLFALLPLAGCRSTPAVNGGFESHYAPAENLEAIDTSNFRTAQRSIELCAYSLTDHLLAQELINAGKRGVRVRIYLDQVQTQGELAREDKSQERVQDEESDDLSKFDVLRSLAATPNVSVEVKRSKTLMHLKSYVVDGSLLRSGSANFSPTGEKRQDNDLTLTRDTAAVGRFERNFEVLWARRDNVGLDNLRR, encoded by the coding sequence ATGAAACTTCGCTCGACGCTGCTGCTCTTTGCTCTGCTTCCGCTGGCCGGTTGCCGCTCCACTCCGGCCGTGAACGGCGGCTTCGAAAGCCACTACGCGCCCGCCGAAAACCTCGAAGCCATCGACACCTCGAACTTCCGCACTGCGCAACGCAGCATCGAACTCTGCGCCTACAGCCTCACCGACCACCTGCTCGCGCAGGAGCTCATCAACGCCGGCAAGCGCGGCGTGCGGGTGAGGATCTATCTGGACCAGGTACAGACGCAGGGCGAACTCGCGCGCGAGGACAAGTCCCAGGAGCGCGTGCAGGATGAAGAGTCCGACGACCTCAGCAAGTTCGATGTACTGCGCTCGCTCGCAGCCACGCCCAACGTCTCGGTCGAGGTGAAGCGCTCGAAGACGCTGATGCACCTGAAGAGCTACGTCGTGGACGGCAGCCTGCTGCGCTCAGGCTCAGCGAACTTCTCGCCCACCGGAGAAAAGCGCCAGGACAATGACCTGACGCTCACTCGTGACACAGCTGCCGTCGGCCGCTTTGAACGCAACTTCGAGGTGCTCTGGGCGCGACGCGATAACGTCGGCCTCGACAATCTGCGCCGCTAG
- the ispF gene encoding 2-C-methyl-D-erythritol 2,4-cyclodiphosphate synthase — protein MGMRIGLGFDSHAFKADVPLVIGGLKIDHPEGLAGHSDGDLLLHAITDALLGAVSAGDIGTFFPPTDPKWKGTDSTVFLKTALEEVALAGYKIVNLDCVLIMHRPKIVPIAEKMRERVADLLGIDMKDVSLKGKTPEGLPQDGTAVAHVVVLLESITIPDEHKHLTLHAEAPLDADIDGVVGELVRDTHDISALGRKVPAFDPGDDLT, from the coding sequence ATGGGTATGCGCATTGGTCTCGGCTTCGACTCTCACGCTTTCAAGGCGGATGTTCCGCTCGTCATCGGCGGGCTGAAGATCGATCATCCTGAGGGCCTGGCCGGACACTCCGACGGCGACCTGCTGCTGCACGCCATTACCGACGCTCTGCTCGGCGCAGTTTCTGCTGGCGATATCGGCACGTTCTTCCCGCCGACCGACCCGAAGTGGAAGGGCACCGACTCGACCGTCTTCCTGAAGACGGCGCTCGAGGAAGTCGCGCTCGCTGGCTACAAGATCGTGAACCTGGACTGCGTGCTCATCATGCACCGCCCCAAGATCGTGCCGATCGCCGAGAAGATGCGCGAGCGCGTTGCAGACCTGCTGGGCATCGACATGAAGGACGTGAGCCTGAAGGGCAAGACCCCTGAAGGTCTTCCGCAGGATGGCACCGCGGTAGCGCACGTCGTCGTGCTGCTGGAGTCGATCACGATTCCCGACGAGCACAAGCACCTGACGCTGCACGCTGAAGCTCCGCTCGACGCAGACATCGACGGCGTAGTGGGCGAACTCGTCCGCGACACGCACGACATCTCGGCCCTCGGCCGCAAGGTGCCCGCCTTCGATCCCGGCGACGACCTCACCTAA
- a CDS encoding tetratricopeptide repeat protein, giving the protein MSRYRREDVLRILRLPSRQLASWERAGLVSVAEQYTFDHLVQLRKLRDLAKTRISVRGIRESVDAMRKVAGMANPLLESVAVSNGTRVAFRQGGALVDPMTGQLGFDFDFSPQGISIVDRNAFEALPHPGELQEMFLRAVRLEEQPATLAEAKALYKEILAADPAHAAAAINLGTIHYNERDFLGAERLYRQATEADSEYALAFFDLGNVLDEMQKLPEAIKAYERALALVPQYADAHYNLALAFERLQEPRRALKHWTAYAQLDPQGPWASHARSQAKRILGGERLAIVSRFGRSLEVAS; this is encoded by the coding sequence GTGAGCCGATATCGCCGTGAAGATGTACTCCGCATTCTCCGTCTGCCGTCGCGGCAGTTGGCATCCTGGGAGCGTGCGGGGCTGGTTTCTGTCGCTGAGCAATATACGTTTGATCACCTGGTGCAGCTCCGCAAGCTGCGCGACCTCGCCAAGACCCGCATTTCGGTAAGGGGTATTCGCGAGTCTGTCGACGCGATGCGCAAGGTGGCGGGCATGGCGAATCCTCTGCTGGAGTCCGTGGCGGTTTCGAACGGCACGCGCGTGGCGTTCCGGCAGGGCGGGGCGCTGGTTGACCCCATGACCGGCCAGCTCGGCTTCGACTTTGATTTCTCGCCGCAGGGCATCTCGATCGTCGATCGCAATGCGTTTGAGGCATTGCCGCATCCCGGCGAGCTGCAGGAGATGTTCCTGCGCGCGGTGCGTCTGGAGGAGCAGCCCGCGACACTTGCAGAAGCGAAGGCGCTCTATAAGGAGATTCTGGCCGCCGACCCGGCGCACGCTGCGGCTGCGATCAACCTCGGCACCATCCATTACAACGAGCGCGATTTCCTCGGCGCAGAGCGCCTGTATCGCCAGGCCACGGAAGCTGACTCGGAGTACGCGCTGGCGTTCTTTGACCTCGGCAACGTGCTGGACGAGATGCAGAAGCTGCCTGAGGCGATCAAGGCTTACGAGCGAGCCCTGGCGCTGGTGCCGCAGTATGCGGACGCGCATTACAACCTTGCGCTGGCATTTGAACGACTGCAGGAGCCGCGCCGCGCACTGAAGCATTGGACGGCGTACGCGCAGCTCGATCCGCAGGGCCCGTGGGCGAGCCATGCACGTTCGCAAGCCAAGCGGATTCTCGGTGGCGAGCGTCTGGCGATCGTGAGCCGCTTCGGAAGATCGCTCGAAGTCGCGAGCTAG
- a CDS encoding OPT family oligopeptide transporter — protein sequence MAERTTFRPFVPASESPKELTARALILGSIFGIIFGAVTVYVGLKAGLTVAASIPISVLSISILRAFGKASILENNIVQTTGNAGQSIASGVIFTLPALIFLGFDLESFRIFALALFGGWLGVLFMIPLRRQLIVEEHGTLTYPEGTACADVLKAGEQGGSFASRVFLGLGIGGAYTLFQNDGLLGLFPSTPKADLNFDPAGQQILKGASLRADVTPEYLGVGYIIGIRIAAVMLAGGVFSWLVLMPAIVFFGKHLNGPLYPGTIPISMMDPSALWKTYIRPMGAGAVAASGLITLCRTAPTIIGALKGSMGKKAAVSEATVTSRTEHDLPNWVIFGGSAVLLALIVIFLYFKPVPGAQVGLLANIAAAVLVLVFGFLFVTVSARIVGIVGSSSSPVSGMTIATLMATAAIFLVKGWTAPAFGALAITIGGIVCIAASNAGDTSQDLKTGFLIGATPWKQQVALMVGVIISTFSIGLTMNAMNRGLESFQKMPVVKQVSLAALPDGVSNQGAFTRDHVSLTVKAANGDVTHTDLGNTRSYILLNAIGSTTLEDGKYLYNPQTQQIEVQWVQGIGSETVAAPQGRLMATVINGILSRKLAWGLVTLGVMLVIGIELLGIRSLTFAVGAYLSIGTTLAIFCGGVIRWLVDEALKRSGHGADELSEEVSPGSLYASGLIAAGGIMGLVGVCAKLYESLSHKTVWHFSETNPLHHDGVSVVAFGLLAFSLYYFARKPLESSVTAEADGE from the coding sequence ATGGCCGAACGTACGACTTTTCGTCCCTTTGTACCGGCGAGTGAATCGCCCAAGGAGCTGACCGCCAGGGCGCTGATTCTCGGCTCCATCTTTGGCATTATCTTTGGGGCGGTGACGGTTTACGTTGGCCTGAAGGCGGGCCTCACCGTGGCGGCGTCGATTCCGATCTCGGTGCTGTCGATCTCGATTCTGCGCGCGTTCGGCAAGGCATCGATTCTCGAAAACAACATTGTGCAGACGACCGGCAACGCCGGTCAGTCGATCGCTTCGGGCGTCATTTTCACGCTGCCCGCGCTGATCTTCCTCGGCTTTGATCTTGAGAGCTTCCGCATCTTCGCGTTGGCGCTCTTCGGCGGTTGGCTTGGCGTGCTGTTCATGATCCCGCTGCGCCGCCAGCTCATTGTGGAAGAGCATGGCACACTCACGTACCCCGAAGGCACAGCGTGCGCCGACGTGTTGAAGGCCGGCGAGCAGGGCGGCTCCTTCGCCAGCCGCGTCTTCCTGGGCCTTGGCATCGGCGGTGCGTACACGCTCTTCCAGAACGACGGCCTGCTCGGTCTGTTCCCGTCCACCCCGAAGGCTGATCTGAACTTTGACCCGGCAGGGCAGCAGATCCTCAAAGGCGCGTCACTGCGCGCGGACGTTACGCCGGAGTACCTTGGCGTGGGCTACATCATCGGCATCCGCATTGCGGCGGTGATGCTTGCGGGCGGCGTGTTCTCCTGGCTGGTGCTGATGCCCGCCATCGTCTTCTTCGGCAAGCACCTGAACGGGCCGCTGTATCCCGGCACGATCCCCATCAGCATGATGGATCCGTCGGCGCTTTGGAAGACGTACATTCGTCCGATGGGCGCAGGCGCGGTGGCCGCCAGCGGCCTCATTACGTTGTGCCGCACGGCGCCGACGATCATCGGCGCGCTGAAGGGCTCTATGGGCAAGAAGGCAGCGGTGAGCGAAGCGACTGTGACCTCGCGCACGGAGCACGATCTGCCGAACTGGGTGATCTTCGGCGGCAGCGCTGTGTTGCTCGCGCTCATCGTCATCTTCCTCTACTTCAAGCCTGTGCCCGGCGCTCAGGTGGGGCTGCTGGCGAATATCGCTGCAGCGGTCCTCGTGCTCGTTTTCGGCTTCCTCTTCGTGACGGTCTCGGCGCGCATCGTGGGCATCGTCGGCTCGAGCTCGTCGCCGGTGAGCGGCATGACGATCGCTACGCTGATGGCGACGGCCGCGATCTTCCTTGTGAAGGGCTGGACGGCTCCGGCGTTCGGCGCGCTGGCGATCACCATCGGCGGCATCGTCTGCATCGCGGCCTCGAACGCGGGCGACACTTCGCAGGACCTCAAGACCGGCTTCCTGATCGGCGCGACGCCGTGGAAGCAGCAGGTAGCGCTGATGGTCGGCGTTATCATCTCGACCTTCTCGATCGGCCTGACGATGAACGCGATGAACCGCGGCCTCGAAAGCTTCCAGAAGATGCCGGTGGTGAAGCAGGTTTCGCTCGCGGCTTTGCCCGATGGCGTCTCCAACCAGGGTGCATTCACACGCGACCATGTCTCGTTGACGGTGAAGGCCGCGAACGGCGATGTGACGCACACCGACCTTGGCAATACGCGAAGCTACATTCTGCTCAACGCGATCGGTTCGACCACGCTTGAGGACGGCAAGTACCTCTACAACCCGCAGACGCAGCAGATTGAAGTGCAGTGGGTGCAGGGCATTGGCAGTGAGACCGTGGCTGCGCCGCAGGGCCGCTTGATGGCCACCGTGATCAACGGCATCCTGAGCCGCAAGCTGGCGTGGGGGCTGGTGACGCTCGGCGTGATGCTGGTCATCGGCATCGAACTGCTCGGCATTCGCTCGCTCACGTTCGCTGTGGGCGCGTATCTCTCGATCGGCACGACGCTCGCGATCTTCTGCGGTGGCGTCATTCGCTGGCTTGTGGACGAAGCTTTGAAGCGTTCGGGCCACGGCGCGGACGAACTGAGCGAAGAGGTTTCGCCCGGTTCGCTTTATGCTTCGGGCCTGATCGCTGCGGGCGGCATCATGGGGCTGGTTGGCGTTTGCGCGAAGCTCTACGAGTCGTTGAGCCACAAGACGGTCTGGCACTTCAGCGAGACGAACCCGCTGCATCACGATGGCGTAAGCGTCGTGGCTTTCGGCCTGCTGGCGTTCAGCCTGTATTACTTTGCGCGTAAGCCGCTCGAGTCAAGCGTAACGGCCGAGGCTGACGGCGAGTAG
- a CDS encoding ribonuclease J — protein sequence MASEKLQVIPLGGLGEFGMNCLALRYGDDILVIDAGLMFPEEELLGVDIVVPDISYLVENRDKVRAILLTHGHEDHIGGLPWILSELNVPVYGTEFTLAYVEGKLEEHRLLDDAELIEMLPGRQFGIGPFTVRPIRVTHSLVDCVALAITTPLGVVLHTGDFKIDLSSPDGHPFDLQAFAELGKQGVLLHLQDSTNVDRPGFTPGERAVIPRLDDIFAATKKRLFFSCFSSSIHRIKIAMDLAYKHNRKVALIGRSMDNSTEIAQDLGYIEPPQGLIIHPSKIKEYAPHEVCVMISGTQGEPMSALSRAAVDNHKYAKIEAGDTVLLSSRVIPGNEKSIYRVIDHLERRDARVIHDDGTNGLIHVSGHGSAEELRMMINLTQPKYFIPVHGDYRHLKRHVELAKSTGIPEKVLLLEDGDVLEIDSRGAEKVGKVNVGRVCIDNNSTADVVLDTVIRDRKHLGSDGLFLPIIAINKQTGAIEGMPEITTRGFVADDPELLRNARDVVRRTIEESSGEERKDYGVMKDKVRGDLKRFIQKNANRRPLIMPIILEL from the coding sequence ATGGCAAGTGAAAAACTGCAAGTAATCCCGCTCGGTGGTCTTGGCGAATTCGGTATGAACTGTCTCGCCCTGCGCTACGGTGACGATATTCTCGTTATCGATGCCGGTCTGATGTTCCCCGAAGAAGAGTTGCTCGGCGTCGACATCGTCGTCCCCGACATCAGTTACCTCGTCGAAAACCGCGACAAGGTGCGCGCCATTCTGCTCACCCACGGCCACGAGGACCACATCGGCGGCCTGCCGTGGATTCTCTCCGAGCTGAACGTGCCCGTCTACGGCACCGAGTTCACACTCGCCTACGTCGAAGGCAAGCTCGAAGAGCATCGCCTGCTCGATGACGCCGAACTCATCGAGATGCTGCCCGGTCGCCAGTTCGGCATCGGACCATTCACCGTGCGTCCTATCCGCGTAACGCATTCGCTGGTCGACTGCGTCGCCCTCGCGATCACTACGCCGCTCGGTGTCGTGCTGCACACCGGCGACTTCAAAATCGATCTCTCCTCACCGGACGGTCATCCCTTCGATCTGCAGGCCTTTGCCGAACTCGGCAAGCAGGGCGTGCTGCTGCACCTGCAGGACTCGACCAACGTCGATCGGCCCGGCTTCACGCCCGGCGAACGCGCAGTCATCCCCCGCCTCGACGACATCTTTGCCGCGACCAAGAAGCGCCTCTTCTTCTCCTGCTTCTCGTCGTCGATCCATCGCATCAAGATCGCGATGGACCTGGCCTACAAGCACAACCGCAAGGTCGCGCTCATCGGCCGCTCCATGGACAACTCCACGGAAATCGCGCAGGACCTCGGCTACATCGAGCCACCGCAGGGCCTCATCATCCACCCGAGCAAGATCAAGGAGTATGCGCCTCACGAAGTATGCGTGATGATCTCCGGTACTCAGGGTGAACCGATGAGCGCACTCTCACGCGCCGCAGTCGACAACCACAAGTACGCGAAGATCGAAGCGGGCGACACCGTGCTGCTCAGTTCGCGCGTCATCCCCGGCAACGAGAAGTCGATCTACCGCGTTATCGATCATCTCGAGCGCCGCGATGCCCGCGTCATCCACGACGACGGCACGAACGGCCTCATCCACGTCTCCGGCCACGGCTCGGCAGAAGAGCTGCGCATGATGATCAACCTCACGCAGCCGAAGTACTTCATCCCTGTGCACGGCGACTACCGCCACCTGAAGCGTCACGTCGAGCTCGCGAAGTCGACCGGTATTCCCGAGAAGGTGCTGCTGCTCGAAGACGGTGACGTTCTCGAGATCGACAGCCGCGGCGCAGAGAAGGTGGGCAAGGTCAACGTCGGTCGCGTCTGCATCGACAACAACTCCACCGCTGACGTCGTACTCGACACCGTCATTCGCGACCGCAAGCACCTTGGCTCCGACGGCCTCTTCCTGCCGATCATCGCGATCAACAAGCAGACCGGTGCGATCGAAGGCATGCCGGAGATCACCACGCGCGGCTTCGTCGCAGACGACCCCGAGCTCCTGCGCAACGCACGTGACGTCGTACGCCGCACCATCGAGGAGTCCAGCGGCGAAGAGCGCAAGGACTACGGTGTCATGAAGGACAAGGTGCGCGGCGATCTCAAGCGATTCATTCAGAAGAACGCCAACCGCCGTCCGCTCATCATGCCGATCATTCTCGAGCTGTAA